Proteins encoded in a region of the Zea mays cultivar B73 chromosome 2, Zm-B73-REFERENCE-NAM-5.0, whole genome shotgun sequence genome:
- the LOC103647350 gene encoding phosphatidylinositol N-acetylglucosaminyltransferase subunit P-like isoform X1 — protein MEWPPPSTSPSPSLVVRSPRQTVSLIRNRRPHRDWAPSSRSPSFAARDHGPKPSEVYGFVGSITTVIATAVYLAWAYTPEPVLQSLGITYYPSKYWALAVPSFVVVTVVLSMGIYMGLNFAATPPPTSFSTIFDEKSREHTAFSSATEDERPIEPISDIGIDRINSLMFGDR, from the exons ATGGAGTGGCCACCACCGTCGACGTCACCATCGCCGTCGCTGGTGGTGCGCAGCCCCAGGCAAACAGTCAGCCTGATCCGCAACCGGCGACCCCATCGTGACTGGGCCCCCTCATCGAGGTCTCCCTCTTTCGCCGCCCGTGACCATGGCCCCAAGCCTTCGGAGGTGTACGGCTTCGTTGGATCCATCACCACCGTCATTGCCACCGCCGTGTACCTCGCCTGGGCATACACGCCCGAGCCcgtcctccagtcactcggcatcACCTACTACCCTAGCAA GTACTGGGCACTGGCGGTGCCATCGTTCGTGGTTGTGACCGTGGTGCTGTCCATGGGCATCTACATGGGCCTCAACTTCGCTGCCACTCCTCCTCCGACTTCCTTCAGTACTATCTTCG ATGAAAAGAGTAGGGAGCACACAGCCTTTTCTTCTGCAACTGAGGATGAGAGGCCCATTGAACCCATCTCAGACATCGGTATTGATCGGATCAACAGTCTTATGTTTGGTGATAGATGA